Within the bacterium genome, the region AGTCAAAAAAGCCGCTCTTTTTGGTTCTGTTGTAAGAGAAGAAGCAACTGAAGGCAGTGATATTGACTTGCTTGTTGAATTTAATGGAAGCAAGAGTTTATTAGACCTTGTAGGGTTAAAATTAGAACTGGAAGAATTGTTAGGGAAGAAAGTGGACGTTCTCACTTATAGGTCTCTCCATCCTCTTCTTAGAGAAAGAATATTGGCAGAACAGAAAGTAATTCTATGAAGAAAGATGTAAAAATATTATTAGAACACATATTGGAATGCATTGGATTGATTGAAGAATATATAAAAGATAAGACAGAAAAAGACTTTTTCGCTTCTGTTCAACTTCAAGATTCTATTATTCGGCGCATAGAAATCATAGGTGAAGCGGTTAAACACATTCCTGATGAGACAAAAGAAAAATATCCACAGATACAATGGAAAAGGATTGCAAGTATGCGCGATGTACTTGTCCATGAGTATTTCGGCATAGATTTAGTG harbors:
- a CDS encoding DUF86 domain-containing protein; the encoded protein is MKKDVKILLEHILECIGLIEEYIKDKTEKDFFASVQLQDSIIRRIEIIGEAVKHIPDETKEKYPQIQWKRIASMRDVLVHEYFGIDLVLTWKVAKQDIPELKKRILEVLSKM
- a CDS encoding nucleotidyltransferase domain-containing protein encodes the protein MENIENKQIEDIKRTITQVLVRYEVKKAALFGSVVREEATEGSDIDLLVEFNGSKSLLDLVGLKLELEELLGKKVDVLTYRSLHPLLRERILAEQKVIL